The following are encoded together in the Bos taurus isolate L1 Dominette 01449 registration number 42190680 breed Hereford chromosome 17, ARS-UCD2.0, whole genome shotgun sequence genome:
- the YDJC gene encoding carbohydrate deacetylase, with translation MARLRVRLVVTADDFGYCPRRDEGIVEAFLAGAVTSVSLLVNGSAAESAAELARRHQIPTGLHANLSEGRPVGPARHGASSLIGSEGFFLGKMGFRRAVAAGEVILPQVREELEAQLSRFRELLGRDPTHVDGHQHVHVLPGVCRVFAEALQACGVRFTRLPLERGVDGCAWLEAPARAFAGAVEQDARAAIGPFVHHGLR, from the exons ATGGCCCGGCTTCGCGTGCGGCTGGTGGTCACGGCAGACGACTTTGGCTACTGCCCGCGGCGCGACGAGGGCATTGTGGAAGCCTTCCTGGCCGGGGCTGTCACCAGCGTGTCCCTGCTGGTCAACGGTTCGGCCGCCGAGAGCGCGGCTGAACTGGCCCGCAG GCACCAGATCCCCACGGGCCTCCACGCCAACCTGTCCGAGGGCCGCCCCGTGGGCCCGGCCCGCCATGGCGCCTCTTCGCTGATCGGCTCCGAGGGCTTCTTCCTCGGCAAGATGGGATTCCGGCGGGCGGTGGCGGCTGGAGAAGTGATCTTGCCCCAG GTGCGAGAAGAGCTGGAGGCCCAGCTGAGCCGCTTCCGGGAGTTACTGGGCAGGGACCCTACTCACGTGGACGGCCACCAGCACGTGCACGTGCTCCCAG GCGTGTGCCGGGTGTTCGCCGAGGCCCTGCAGGCCTGCGGAGTGCGCTTCACTAGGCTGCCGCTGGAGCGCGGGGTGGACGGCTGCGCCTGGCTGGAGGCCCCAGCGCGCGCCTTTGCCGGCGCCGTGGAGCAAGACGCCCGCGCCGCCATCGGTCCCTTTGTCCACCATGGCCTTCGGTAA
- the YDJC gene encoding carbohydrate deacetylase isoform X1, with protein MRHFCSRCKSRARGGAGHPACRDPRDRQAARTKAERGRVRRGGASGDVGGGAWTVRSRARTLARPADGGPMARLRVRLVVTADDFGYCPRRDEGIVEAFLAGAVTSVSLLVNGSAAESAAELARRHQIPTGLHANLSEGRPVGPARHGASSLIGSEGFFLGKMGFRRAVAAGEVILPQVREELEAQLSRFRELLGRDPTHVDGHQHVHVLPGVCRVFAEALQACGVRFTRLPLERGVDGCAWLEAPARAFAGAVEQDARAAIGPFVHHGLRWTDVFVGLSTCGRNMSAHRVLEALARALEGVPTGQAVTAELMAHPGYPSVPPLGGCGEGPDAFSCSLDRLHELRVLTAPALRAQLAQDGVQLCTLEDLDGKRPGEGAASRAAREPFVEPSPP; from the exons ATGAGACATTTTTGCAGTCGCTGCAAGTCCCGCGctcggggtggggcggggcaccCGGCTTGCAGGGACCCCCGGGACCGGCAGGCGGCGAGAACAAAGGCCGAGCGCGGGCGCGTGCGTCGGGGCGGGGCCTCGGGCGACgtcgggggcggggcctggaccGTCCGCTCGCGCGCTCGAACCCTCGCGCGTCCTGCGGACGGAGGCCCCATGGCCCGGCTTCGCGTGCGGCTGGTGGTCACGGCAGACGACTTTGGCTACTGCCCGCGGCGCGACGAGGGCATTGTGGAAGCCTTCCTGGCCGGGGCTGTCACCAGCGTGTCCCTGCTGGTCAACGGTTCGGCCGCCGAGAGCGCGGCTGAACTGGCCCGCAG GCACCAGATCCCCACGGGCCTCCACGCCAACCTGTCCGAGGGCCGCCCCGTGGGCCCGGCCCGCCATGGCGCCTCTTCGCTGATCGGCTCCGAGGGCTTCTTCCTCGGCAAGATGGGATTCCGGCGGGCGGTGGCGGCTGGAGAAGTGATCTTGCCCCAG GTGCGAGAAGAGCTGGAGGCCCAGCTGAGCCGCTTCCGGGAGTTACTGGGCAGGGACCCTACTCACGTGGACGGCCACCAGCACGTGCACGTGCTCCCAG GCGTGTGCCGGGTGTTCGCCGAGGCCCTGCAGGCCTGCGGAGTGCGCTTCACTAGGCTGCCGCTGGAGCGCGGGGTGGACGGCTGCGCCTGGCTGGAGGCCCCAGCGCGCGCCTTTGCCGGCGCCGTGGAGCAAGACGCCCGCGCCGCCATCGGTCCCTTTGTCCACCATGGCCTTCG GTGGACCGACGTCTTCGTGGGCCTGAGCACCTGCGGTCGGAATATGTCCGCGCACCGAGTGCTGGAGGCGCTGGCTCGGGCCCTGGAAGGTGTGCCCACTGGCCAGGCAGTGACGGCCGAGCTGATGGCACACCCTGGCTACCCAAGCGTGCCTCCTCTTGGGGGCTGCGGGGAGGGCCCCGACGCCTTCTCCTGCTCTTTGGATCGCCTGCATGAGCTGCGTGTCCTCACGGCGCCCGCACTGCGGGCTCAGCTTGCCCAGGACGGTGTGCAGCTCTGCACCCTGGAAGACCTAGACGGCAAGAGGCCCGGAGAGGGGGCTGCCAGCAGAGCCGCTCGGGAACCCTTTGTGGAGCCCTCCCCACCGTGA
- the CCDC116 gene encoding coiled-coil domain-containing protein 116 isoform 1 (isoform 1 is encoded by transcript variant 1) has translation MASCRHHSGYLADDEAGHPTYVARVQPPKKSLFSEMGHASKPGHRPHPPSSHDPSGSSGRCRNRQGPRPFRSFLDFLVEGQVLESLQTVVEEATERMATVKTEAGVPLVEVQDPVEVPRGGRRARARPSLSTLRRHRARPGLCVGRPNNYPSRSSSMSDSRSSCTAADWPGCHSRDSDLGSQGLGRLPPVTDQLLLEKSLKRLLQLENRGRGLGQASSHGDSLLWDSLDSQSSTQWTVEQPLSWFSGPLGSSWDTHESSELGPTERELGFLRRQLNKEMRSLLSQPASFELPGYSTLREPHRTLDFLAEHHLFPALQNVVNRAVEKLSGARRRDGGPLFPSEWETARESDSKVATPTDGEELYESPPTTASSPRTEQRKSQHKGRAKAKEGGSPVPSPQVATRFRLEVTDTEEPKVSPSLPKQEGLDRDPRVQKPSIPASEPLSSRAQPWQSPHLAAPAPWEVAEAPFRLTRGAPRALVPLASPHPSSSNPFSALSPHPSALRGPSPSRVLPEREVTSSRLGPGVLGPGLQWKGSYRHRS, from the exons ATGGCCAGCTGCCGCCACCATTCGGGCTACCTGGCGGACGATGAGGCCGGCCACCCTACCTACGTGGCCCGG GTGCAGCCACCTAAGAAGTCACTGTTCTCGGAAATGGGCCACGCCTCCAAGCCGGGCCACAGGCCACACCCGCCTTCCTCGCATGACCCCTCTGGCAGTTCAGGCCGCTGCAGAAACCGTCAGGGCCCTCGACCCTTTAGGAGCTTCCTGGATTTCCTTGTCGAGGGTCAGGTGCTGGAAAGCCTGCAGACGGTGGTGGAGGAGGCAACGGAGCGCATGGCCACCGTGAAGACCGAGGCGGGAGTGCCGCTGGTGGAGGTGCAGGACCCCGTTGAGGTGCCGAGGGGCGGGCGCCGGGCGCGGGCCCGGCCCAGCCTCAGCACCCTCCGCCGGCACCGCGCCCGGCCCGGCCTCTGCGTGGGGCGCCCCAACAATTACCCCTCCCGCTCTAGCTCCATGTCCGACTCCCGCAGCAGCTGCACAGCCGCCGACTGGCCGGGCTGCCACAGCCGGGACAGCGACCTGGGCTCCCAGGGCCTGGGCCGACTGCCACCCGTGACGGACCAACTCCTGCTGGAGAAGAGCCTCAAACGGCTGCTGCAGCTGGAGAACCGAGGG AGAGGCCTGGGGCAGGCCTCCTCCCACGGGGACTCGCTGCTGTGGGACTCGCTGGACAGCCAGAGCAGCACCCAGTGGACCGTAGAGCAGCCCCTGTCGTGGTTCTCAGGCCCGCTGGGCTCGAGCTGGGACACGCACGAATCGTCAGAGCTTGGGCCCACGGAGCGCGAGCTGGGCTTCCTCAGGCGGCAGCTGAACAAGGAGATGAGATCCCTGCTGAGCCAGCCGGCGTCGTTTGAGCTGCCTGGCTACTCTACGCTCCGCGAGCCCCATCGGACGCTGGACTTCCTGGCCGAGCACCACCTCTTCCCCGCCCTGCAGAACGTGGTCAACCGGGCCGTAGAGAAGCTCAGCGGCGCCCGCCGCCGCGACGGCGGCCCGCTCTTCCCGTCGGAATGGGAGACCGCCCGGGAGTCCGACTCCAAGGTGGCCACGCCCACGGACGGGGAGGAGCTCTACGAGTCACCGCCCACCACGGCCTCCAGCCCCCGGACCGAGCAAAGGAAGAGCCAGCACAAGGGTCGCGCCAAGGCCAAGGAAGGTGGCTCTCCCGTGCCAAGCCCTCAAGTGGCCACCAGGTTCCGGCTTGAGGTGACAGACACTGAAGAGCCCAAGGTTTCTCCATCCCTCCCCAAGCAGGAGGGGCTGGACCGGGACCCCAGAGTACAGAAACCGTCCATTCCCGCCTCGGAGCCCCTGAGCTCGCGGGCCCAGCCCTGGCAGAGCCCGCACCTCGCCGCGCCCGCGCCCTGGGAGGTGGCGGAGGCGCCCTTCAGGCTGACCCGTGGCGCCCCCCGGGCCTTGGTTCCGctggcctctccccacccctcgtCTTCGAACCCCTTCTCGGCGCTGTCACCCCACCCCTCTGCGCTCAGGGGCCCCTCTCCATCTCGGGTCCTGCCGGAGCGGGAGGTGACCTCCTCCAGATTGGGGCCTGGGGTCTTGGGGCCAGGGCTGCAGTGGAAGGGGTCCTATCGCCACCGCTCCTAG